From a region of the Hymenobacter jejuensis genome:
- a CDS encoding ribulokinase — MQNPNSTVSGSEAYVIGIDYGTDSVRALLVNARTGQEVAQAVHYYTRWKTLQYCNPARNQFRQHPLDYIEGLEATVRKVAQEVPAEQIVGIAVDTTGSTPGAVNEQGVALALTPGFEENPNAMFVLWKDHTALEEAAEINLKARTWGGDDYTKFEGGIYSSEWFWAKIMHVVREDEAVAQAAHSWMEHCDWITLMLTGSNLATFKRSRCAAGHKAMWHESWGGLPMEEFIQHLEPKLTYLRGHLYQDTYTADESAGTLSEEWATRLGLTTNTVVAVGSFDAHAGAVAGEIDAYSMVKVMGTSTCDIVVAPSNEVGDRLVHGICGQVDGSVIPGMMGLEAGQSAFGDLLAWFKQIVEWPLRTMLPNSKVLTPELQEALREEISNNLLIELANAAEQVDPAESAVLALDWVNGRRTPDANQGLKGAIMNLTMGTNAPQIFRALVEAICYGSKQIVERFEKEGIPIKQVIGIGGVAKKSRFVMQTLADVLNRPIKIAVSEQAPALGAAIYAAVAAGVHPDVLTAQKEMGSGFAETYEPNPARVADYQARYEQYKTFGQFVEEVTLGEGEVAETTLVDDQA; from the coding sequence GTGCAAAATCCCAACTCAACGGTTTCCGGTTCGGAGGCCTACGTGATCGGCATCGACTACGGCACAGATTCGGTGCGCGCCCTGCTGGTGAACGCCCGCACGGGCCAGGAGGTAGCGCAGGCTGTGCACTACTACACGCGCTGGAAAACCCTGCAATACTGCAACCCGGCCCGCAACCAGTTCCGCCAGCATCCCCTCGACTACATCGAAGGTTTGGAGGCGACCGTGCGCAAAGTGGCGCAGGAAGTACCCGCCGAGCAAATCGTGGGCATCGCCGTGGATACCACCGGCTCGACGCCGGGCGCGGTGAACGAGCAAGGGGTAGCGCTGGCCCTTACGCCGGGTTTTGAAGAGAACCCGAACGCCATGTTCGTGCTTTGGAAAGACCACACGGCCCTCGAAGAAGCGGCCGAAATCAACCTGAAAGCGCGCACTTGGGGCGGCGACGATTACACCAAGTTTGAAGGCGGCATCTATTCGTCGGAGTGGTTTTGGGCCAAGATCATGCACGTGGTGCGCGAAGACGAGGCCGTGGCGCAAGCTGCTCACTCCTGGATGGAGCACTGCGACTGGATCACGTTGATGCTGACAGGTAGCAACTTAGCTACGTTCAAGCGCAGCCGGTGCGCCGCCGGCCACAAAGCCATGTGGCACGAGAGCTGGGGTGGCCTGCCGATGGAAGAGTTTATTCAGCATCTGGAGCCCAAGCTGACCTATCTGCGTGGCCATCTGTACCAAGACACTTACACGGCCGACGAATCGGCGGGTACGCTGTCGGAAGAGTGGGCTACGCGCCTGGGCCTGACCACCAACACGGTTGTGGCCGTGGGCAGCTTCGATGCCCACGCGGGCGCCGTAGCCGGCGAAATCGATGCCTATTCCATGGTGAAAGTGATGGGTACTTCGACCTGCGACATTGTGGTGGCGCCCAGCAACGAGGTGGGCGATCGGCTCGTGCACGGCATCTGCGGGCAGGTCGACGGCTCGGTAATTCCGGGCATGATGGGCCTGGAAGCGGGGCAGTCGGCGTTCGGCGACTTGCTGGCTTGGTTTAAGCAGATTGTAGAATGGCCGCTGCGCACAATGTTGCCCAACTCGAAGGTGCTGACGCCAGAATTGCAAGAAGCTCTGCGTGAAGAGATTAGCAACAACCTGCTGATTGAGCTTGCTAATGCTGCCGAGCAAGTTGACCCGGCCGAGTCGGCGGTGCTGGCACTCGACTGGGTGAACGGCCGTCGCACACCCGATGCCAACCAAGGCTTGAAAGGCGCTATCATGAACCTCACGATGGGCACCAACGCCCCGCAGATCTTCCGGGCGCTGGTCGAAGCTATCTGCTACGGTTCCAAGCAAATCGTGGAACGCTTTGAGAAGGAGGGTATTCCAATCAAGCAGGTAATCGGCATTGGCGGCGTGGCCAAGAAGTCGCGGTTTGTGATGCAGACCTTGGCCGACGTGCTCAACCGCCCGATCAAAATCGCGGTGTCGGAGCAGGCGCCGGCGCTCGGTGCCGCTATTTATGCGGCCGTAGCTGCCGGTGTGCACCCAGATGTGCTGACCGCCCAAAAAGAAATGGGCAGCGGTTTTGCCGAAACCTACGAGCCCAATCCGGCGCGCGTCGCCGATTACCAGGCCCGCTACGAGCAGTACAAAACCTTCGGACAGTTTGTAGAAGAAGTGACGCTTGGCGAGGGCGAAGTGGCCGAAACAACCTTAGTCGACGACCAGGCATGA
- a CDS encoding L-ribulose-5-phosphate 4-epimerase translates to MSQYQDLKQACYEANMQLPKLGLVLFTFGNASVVDREQGVFAIKPSGVPYDTLRPEDIVIVDFDANPVEGTKRPSSDTKTHAVLFRHWEEIGGIVHTHSTYATSWAQAQLDIPVLGTTHADHLTADIPCAPPMSDDMIAGDYEHQTGWQIINEFQRRGLSPTEVEMVLLSNHAPFTWGKTVEKAVYNSAVLEEVARMAYLSSTLRPDVPRLKDALIQKHYERKHGVNSYYGQS, encoded by the coding sequence ATGAGTCAGTATCAAGATCTGAAGCAGGCCTGCTACGAGGCCAATATGCAGCTGCCCAAGCTCGGGCTGGTGCTGTTTACGTTCGGCAACGCGAGTGTAGTCGACCGCGAGCAGGGTGTGTTCGCCATCAAGCCCAGCGGCGTTCCCTACGACACGCTGCGCCCCGAAGACATTGTGATTGTGGACTTTGACGCCAACCCGGTCGAAGGCACAAAGCGCCCGTCGTCGGATACCAAAACCCACGCGGTGCTGTTTCGGCACTGGGAAGAGATCGGCGGTATTGTGCACACGCACTCTACCTACGCCACTTCCTGGGCACAGGCGCAGCTCGACATCCCGGTTCTGGGTACCACGCATGCCGACCACCTTACGGCCGATATCCCGTGTGCGCCGCCCATGTCCGATGACATGATCGCGGGTGACTACGAGCACCAGACGGGCTGGCAAATCATTAATGAGTTTCAGCGCCGCGGCCTCTCGCCCACGGAAGTCGAGATGGTGCTGCTCAGCAACCACGCCCCCTTCACCTGGGGCAAAACCGTGGAAAAAGCAGTCTATAACAGTGCTGTGCTGGAAGAAGTGGCTCGCATGGCGTACCTCAGCTCCACACTGCGCCCCGACGTGCCGCGGCTGAAAGATGCCCTCATTCAGAAGCATTACGAGCGCAAACACGGCGTGAACTCCTATTATGGTCAATCATAA
- the araA gene encoding L-arabinose isomerase, whose translation MIDLKQYEAWFLTGSQHLYGPETLKQVAEHSQQIADELNKQLPIKIVFKPVLTGPDEIYKLMQEANTTPNCVGLIAWMHTFSPAKMWINGLKILQKPMAHLHTQFNRDIPWGDIDMDFMNTNQSAHGDREFGFIGTRMRLNRKVVVGHWQDPAVHERLSVWSRVASAWADWQGARFVRFGDNMRFVAVTEGDKVEAEIKFGYSVNTYGIGDLVAVINAVSDGEIEELMADYEAEYELADTLKPQGGMRSSLREAARIELGMRRFLQTTGAKGFTDTFEDLHGMAQLPGIATQRLMADGYGFGGEGDWKTAALVRAMKVMGAGLPGGNSFMEDYTYHFAPNNNQVLGSHMLEICPTISTGTVRAEVHPLGIGGKADPVRLVFNCPAGPALNATIVDLGNRFRLIVNEVEAVEPEQELPKLPVARVLWKVKPDLNTGAAAWIYAGGAHHTGFSQNLTPEYLEDFAEMAGIEYVLIDDETKLRTFKNELRYNEVAFGGR comes from the coding sequence ATGATCGATCTTAAGCAATACGAAGCCTGGTTCCTTACCGGCAGCCAGCACTTGTACGGCCCCGAAACCCTCAAGCAGGTGGCGGAGCACTCCCAGCAAATTGCCGATGAGTTGAACAAGCAGTTGCCCATCAAAATCGTGTTTAAGCCAGTTTTGACCGGCCCCGACGAGATTTATAAACTAATGCAGGAGGCCAACACCACGCCCAATTGCGTGGGCCTGATTGCCTGGATGCACACGTTTTCGCCCGCCAAAATGTGGATCAACGGGCTGAAGATCCTCCAAAAGCCGATGGCACACCTGCACACGCAGTTCAACCGCGACATTCCGTGGGGCGACATCGACATGGACTTCATGAATACGAATCAGTCGGCGCACGGCGACCGCGAGTTTGGGTTCATCGGCACGCGTATGCGCCTGAACCGTAAGGTAGTAGTAGGCCACTGGCAAGACCCCGCGGTGCACGAGCGCCTGAGCGTGTGGTCACGCGTGGCCAGCGCCTGGGCCGACTGGCAGGGCGCCCGCTTCGTCCGTTTCGGCGACAATATGCGCTTTGTGGCAGTAACCGAAGGCGATAAGGTCGAAGCTGAAATCAAGTTTGGCTACTCCGTGAACACCTACGGCATTGGGGACTTGGTCGCCGTGATCAACGCCGTGAGCGACGGTGAGATTGAGGAATTGATGGCCGATTATGAGGCAGAATACGAGCTGGCCGACACCCTCAAGCCGCAGGGTGGCATGCGCAGCTCTCTGCGCGAGGCGGCTCGTATTGAGTTGGGTATGAGGCGCTTCCTGCAAACTACTGGTGCTAAAGGCTTTACCGATACCTTCGAGGATCTGCACGGCATGGCCCAATTGCCGGGCATTGCCACCCAGCGCCTGATGGCCGATGGGTACGGCTTCGGCGGCGAAGGCGACTGGAAAACAGCAGCGTTGGTGCGCGCCATGAAAGTGATGGGAGCGGGGCTGCCCGGCGGCAACTCCTTTATGGAGGATTACACCTACCATTTCGCCCCCAACAACAACCAGGTATTGGGCTCGCATATGCTCGAAATCTGCCCCACGATCTCGACCGGCACGGTGCGCGCCGAAGTGCATCCGTTGGGCATTGGCGGCAAAGCCGACCCGGTGCGGCTGGTGTTCAACTGCCCGGCTGGCCCGGCGCTAAACGCAACGATTGTCGATTTGGGCAACCGGTTCCGCTTGATCGTCAACGAGGTAGAAGCTGTGGAGCCGGAGCAGGAGTTGCCGAAGCTACCGGTAGCCCGCGTGCTGTGGAAGGTAAAGCCGGACCTGAATACCGGCGCGGCCGCCTGGATTTATGCCGGTGGGGCACACCACACTGGTTTCAGCCAAAACCTGACCCCGGAATACCTGGAAGACTTCGCCGAAATGGCTGGCATCGAATACGTGCTCATCGACGACGAAACGAAGCTGCGCACCTTCAAAAACGAGCTGCGCTACAACGAAGTCGCCTTTGGCGGGCGCTAG
- a CDS encoding sodium:solute symporter family transporter: MQNKLTVLDLGVFLVYLVGVSAYGYYVYKSKQKAQTDTKDYFLAEGSLTWWAIGASMIASNISAEQFIGMSGNGFTVGAAVAAYEWVAAIVLIVVAVFFMPVYLKQKIFTMPQFLEQRYNSTLSLIMSVFWLFLYVLVNLTSILYLGALAISNLIGGGSFHLIMVALAVFALIITLGGMKVVGYTDVVQVVVLVIGGLVTTYVALTLVSERFGLGSNAIAGFGALMHDANDHFHMIIHKPDPGAPQAEINKYLMLPGLTMYLAGQWIVNLNYWGCNQYITQRALGADLKTARTGILFAGLLKLLMPVIVMLPGIAAYVLYKNGGLQQEMSSATGQFNPDNAYSAILTFLPNGLKGLSMAALTAAIVASLAGKVNSISTIFTLDIYKRYLKPDASEKQQVWIGRVTIFAAMFLGIALTWEDLLGIGSAGGFTYIQKYTGFISPGIVAIFVLGMFWKRTTASAAIAGILSGFVLSVFFNNFAPAWFGNETLLWSALPNGHGGYEIPFLICMGWSFVFTALLMIGMSLVGPVVNAKALHLDVRMFRVSPQTMSLIVVTILLITALYAKFW; this comes from the coding sequence ATGCAGAACAAATTAACGGTCCTCGACTTAGGCGTCTTCCTCGTTTACCTCGTGGGGGTGTCGGCCTATGGTTACTACGTCTACAAAAGCAAGCAGAAAGCCCAGACCGACACCAAGGATTACTTTCTCGCGGAAGGCTCGCTGACGTGGTGGGCCATCGGGGCGAGCATGATCGCTTCCAACATCTCGGCTGAGCAGTTCATTGGCATGTCCGGCAACGGCTTCACGGTGGGTGCCGCGGTGGCCGCTTACGAGTGGGTGGCCGCCATCGTGCTCATCGTCGTGGCGGTGTTCTTTATGCCGGTGTACCTGAAGCAGAAAATCTTCACGATGCCGCAGTTTCTGGAGCAGCGCTACAACTCCACGCTAAGCCTGATTATGAGCGTCTTCTGGTTGTTTCTGTACGTGCTCGTCAACCTGACTTCCATCCTCTACCTCGGGGCGCTGGCCATCAGCAACCTGATCGGGGGCGGCAGTTTTCACCTGATTATGGTGGCCCTGGCCGTGTTTGCGCTCATCATCACGCTGGGCGGCATGAAAGTGGTTGGGTATACCGACGTGGTGCAGGTGGTGGTGCTGGTGATCGGGGGCTTGGTCACTACCTACGTGGCCCTGACGCTGGTGAGCGAACGCTTCGGCCTGGGCAGCAATGCAATAGCTGGGTTTGGGGCGTTGATGCACGACGCCAACGATCACTTTCACATGATCATTCACAAACCCGACCCTGGTGCTCCGCAAGCCGAGATCAATAAGTACCTGATGCTCCCCGGCCTGACGATGTATTTGGCTGGCCAATGGATTGTAAATCTTAACTACTGGGGTTGTAATCAATACATTACGCAGCGCGCTCTGGGTGCCGACCTCAAGACGGCTCGCACCGGGATTCTGTTTGCCGGCCTGCTCAAGCTGCTCATGCCGGTGATCGTGATGTTGCCCGGCATCGCAGCGTACGTGCTTTACAAAAACGGTGGTTTGCAGCAAGAAATGTCTTCGGCAACGGGCCAGTTTAACCCCGACAACGCTTATTCTGCGATCCTGACGTTCTTGCCCAACGGCCTGAAAGGCTTGTCGATGGCGGCGCTCACGGCGGCCATTGTGGCCTCGCTGGCTGGCAAAGTCAACTCGATCTCGACGATCTTCACCCTCGACATCTACAAGCGGTATCTCAAGCCCGACGCTTCAGAAAAGCAGCAGGTATGGATCGGGCGCGTTACCATTTTCGCCGCCATGTTCTTGGGCATTGCCCTGACGTGGGAAGATCTTTTGGGCATCGGCAGCGCGGGCGGCTTCACCTACATCCAGAAGTACACGGGCTTTATCTCGCCCGGCATCGTGGCCATCTTCGTGCTGGGCATGTTCTGGAAGCGCACCACCGCTTCGGCGGCCATCGCCGGCATCCTGTCGGGCTTCGTGCTGTCGGTGTTCTTCAACAACTTCGCGCCGGCCTGGTTCGGCAACGAAACGCTGCTCTGGTCGGCCTTGCCCAACGGGCACGGCGGCTACGAAATTCCCTTCCTGATCTGCATGGGCTGGTCATTCGTCTTCACCGCCCTGCTGATGATCGGCATGAGCCTGGTTGGGCCGGTGGTCAATGCCAAAGCCCTGCATCTCGACGTGCGCATGTTCCGCGTGAGTCCGCAAACCATGTCGCTGATTGTCGTGACGATTCTGCTGATTACGGCTCTTTACGCAAAATTCTGGTAA